In Vanessa cardui chromosome 8, ilVanCard2.1, whole genome shotgun sequence, the following are encoded in one genomic region:
- the LOC124532110 gene encoding disks large 1 tumor suppressor protein isoform X9 has protein sequence MKQLQINGIEGGSERTVGDDGFLYLTVVLSRAGGAGLGFSIAGGSDNPHVADDPLIYVTKLIPGGAAAASQLQINDAILQVNDTSVENVSHAEAVDALKKAGSTVRLKIRRRQTGENTLNVSQISNKEEAVEIELVKGGSGLGFSIAGGLGNQHIPGDNGIYVTKIMAGGAAHRDGRLRVGDKLLMVKNTSKGDVNLDNVTHEDAVSALKASGERVLLVLVPGPRHGQPSPRTSRANTPILAASSTANSLRREDAQDGPDGPDGPDAPDAEEPRVVELEKGPQGLGFNIVGGEDGHGIYVSFLLAGGPAERSARLRRGDRLLAVNDVDITHATHEQAAKALKSTGQNVKLTVVYRPQEYNKFEARINELKQHHTLLRTSQKRSLYVRALFDYDPIRDDGLPSRGLPFRYGDILHVTNASDDEWWQARRLDSTDPEAIGIIPSKRRWERKQRARDRQVKFQGQGTPVSTSQSTLERKKKTLSFSRKFPFMKSREDGKSEDGSDQEPFMLCYTQEDTNADGEILYRVELPMMEEITLIYLEDESQDEAVLSYETVQQLTISYTRPVIILGPLKDRINDDLISEFPDKFGSCVPHTTRPRRDYEVDGRDYHFVGSREQMERDIQNHLFIEAGQYNDNLYGTSVASVREVAEKGKHCILDVSGNAIKRLQVAQLYPIAIFIKPKSVESIMEMTKRMTEDQAKKTYERALKMEQEFAEYFTAVVTGDTPEEIYAKVKAVITAESGPAVWVPRRDPL, from the exons ATGAAGcag TTGCAGATAAATGGAATAGAAGGTGGTTCGGAGCGCACTGTCGGCGATGACGGCTTTTTGTACTTAACTGTGGTTTTATCTCGCGCGGGCGGCGCTGGGCTCGGGTTCAGTATCGCCGGCGGCTCGGACAACCCTCACGTCGCCGACGACCCGCTCATCTACGTCACTAAACTCATACCCGGGGGCGCGGCCGCGGCTAGTCAGCTGCAAATAAACGATGCAATACTACAG GTTAACGACACATCAGTCGAGAATGTATCGCATGCTGAGGCAGTCGACGCGTTAAAAAAGGCAGGAAGCACAGTAAGACTG AAAATAAGACGTCGGCAAACGGGAGAAAACACATTAAATGTTTCTCAAATATCAAACAAGGAGGAGGCTGTAGAGATAGAGTTGGTGAAGGGCGGTTCCGGGTTAGGCTTTAGCATAGCAGGCGGATTGGGCAATCAGCACATACCGGGTGACAATGGCATATACGTAACCAAGATCATGGCCGGAGGGGCCGCGCATCGCGATGGGCGTTTAAGGGTCGGAGACAAGCTGCTAATGGTGAAAAATACATCA AAAGGCGACGTGAACCTCGACAACGTGACCCACGAGGACGCCGTGAGCGCCCTGAAGGCGTCGGGCGAGCGCGTGCTGCTCGTGCTCGTGCCCGGCCCGCGCCACGGACAGCCCTCGCCGCGCACCTCCAGGGCCAACACCC CCATCCTCGCAGCGTCGAGCACGGCCAACTCGCTGCGGCGCGAGGACGCGCAGGACGGACCGGACGGGCCGGACGGGCCGGACGCGCCGGACGCCGAGGAGCCGCGCGTCGTGGAGCTGGAGAAGGGCCCGCAGGGGCTCGGCTTCAACATCGTGGGCGGGGAGGACGGGCACGGCATCTACGTGTCGTTCCTGCTGGCGGGCGGGCCGGCCGAGCGCTCGGCGCGGCTGCGGCGCGGCGACCGCCTGCTGGCCGTCAACGACGTGGACATCACGCACGCCACGCACGAGCAGGCCGCCAAGGCGCTCAAG AGTACAGGGCAGAATGTAAAATTGACGGTAGTGTACAGGCCACAGGAATACAACAAATTTGAAGCTCGTATCAATGAATTGAAACAACATCATACACTACTAAGGACATCTCAAAAACGATCACTATATGTAAG agcTCTTTTCGACTATGATCCCATTAGGGATGATGGGTTACCTTCTAGAGGCCTACCCTTCCGCTACGGTGATATCCTACATGTCACCAATGCCTCTGACGACGAGTGGTGGCAAGCGAG GCGGCTGGACAGCACGGACCCGGAGGCGATCGGCATCATCCCGTCCAAGCGGCGCTGGGAGCGCAAGCAGCGCGCGCGCGACCGCCAGGTCAAGTTCCAGGGACAGGGCACGCCCGTCAGCACG agTCAGTCAACATTAGAGaggaaaaagaaaacattatcgTTTAGCAGGAAATTCCCATTCATGAAGAGCCGAGAGGATGGCAAGTCTGAAGATGGCTCGGACCAAGAGC CTTTCATGCTTTGTTACACACAAGAGGACACTAACGCAGACG GGGAAATCTTGTACCGAGTGGAACTTCCCATGATGGAGGAGATAACGCTCATATATCTCGAGGACGAGA GTCAGGACGAAGCCGTTTTGTCATACGAAACAGTTCAACAGTTAACTATTAGTTACACGAGACCAGTAATAATATTGGGTCCACTCAAAGATAGGATCAACGATGATCTTATATCAGAGTTCCCTGACAAGTTTGGAAGCTGCGTGCCTC ATACGACCCGGCCGCGGCGGGACTACGAAGTGGACGGCCGCGACTACCACTTCGTGGGCAGTCGCGAGCAGATGGAGCGCGACATACAGAACCACTTGTTCATCGAAGCGGGCCAGTACAACGACAACCTGTACGGCACCTCCGTGGCCTCCGTGCGGGAGGTGGCCGAGAAA GGCAAACATTGCATTTTGGATGTAAGCGGTAACGCTATTAAGAGGTTACAAGTTGCGCAACTCTATCCCATTGCCATATTTATTAAACCAAAGAGTGTAGAGTCTATAAT GGAAATGACGAAGCGAATGACCGAAGATCAAGCGAAGAAAACGTACGAACGCGCTCTTAAGATGGAGCAAGAATTCGCCGAATATTTTACTG CCGTGGTGACGGGCGACACGCCGGAGGAGATCTACGCGAAAGTGAAGGCGGTGATCACGGCGGAGAGCGGGCCCGCCGTGTGGGTGCCGCGCCGCGACCCGCTGTGA
- the LOC124532110 gene encoding disks large 1 tumor suppressor protein isoform X11 → MTERRKKKTHNGFLRKVSSLFNLDTVHVSSPEMKQLQINGIEGGSERTVGDDGFLYLTVVLSRAGGAGLGFSIAGGSDNPHVADDPLIYVTKLIPGGAAAASQLQINDAILQVNDTSVENVSHAEAVDALKKAGSTVRLKIRRRQTGENTLNVSQISNKEEAVEIELVKGGSGLGFSIAGGLGNQHIPGDNGIYVTKIMAGGAAHRDGRLRVGDKLLMVKNTSKGDVNLDNVTHEDAVSALKASGERVLLVLVPGPRHGQPSPRTSRANTPILAASSTANSLRREDAQDGPDGPDGPDAPDAEEPRVVELEKGPQGLGFNIVGGEDGHGIYVSFLLAGGPAERSARLRRGDRLLAVNDVDITHATHEQAAKALKSTGQNVKLTVVYRPQEYNKFEARINELKQHHTLLRTSQKRSLYVRALFDYDPIRDDGLPSRGLPFRYGDILHVTNASDDEWWQARRLDSTDPEAIGIIPSKRRWERKQRARDRQVKFQGQGTPVSTSQSTLERKKKTLSFSRKFPFMKSREDGKSEDGSDQEPFMLCYTQEDTNADGQDEAVLSYETVQQLTISYTRPVIILGPLKDRINDDLISEFPDKFGSCVPHTTRPRRDYEVDGRDYHFVGSREQMERDIQNHLFIEAGQYNDNLYGTSVASVREVAEKGKHCILDVSGNAIKRLQVAQLYPIAIFIKPKSVESIMEMTKRMTEDQAKKTYERALKMEQEFAEYFTAVVTGDTPEEIYAKVKAVITAESGPAVWVPRRDPL, encoded by the exons ATGACTGAAAGACGGAAGAAAAAAACTCATAATGGATTTCTTCGGAAAGTCTCCTCCTTATTTAACCTTGATACG GTTCACGTCTCATCACCTGAAATGAAGcag TTGCAGATAAATGGAATAGAAGGTGGTTCGGAGCGCACTGTCGGCGATGACGGCTTTTTGTACTTAACTGTGGTTTTATCTCGCGCGGGCGGCGCTGGGCTCGGGTTCAGTATCGCCGGCGGCTCGGACAACCCTCACGTCGCCGACGACCCGCTCATCTACGTCACTAAACTCATACCCGGGGGCGCGGCCGCGGCTAGTCAGCTGCAAATAAACGATGCAATACTACAG GTTAACGACACATCAGTCGAGAATGTATCGCATGCTGAGGCAGTCGACGCGTTAAAAAAGGCAGGAAGCACAGTAAGACTG AAAATAAGACGTCGGCAAACGGGAGAAAACACATTAAATGTTTCTCAAATATCAAACAAGGAGGAGGCTGTAGAGATAGAGTTGGTGAAGGGCGGTTCCGGGTTAGGCTTTAGCATAGCAGGCGGATTGGGCAATCAGCACATACCGGGTGACAATGGCATATACGTAACCAAGATCATGGCCGGAGGGGCCGCGCATCGCGATGGGCGTTTAAGGGTCGGAGACAAGCTGCTAATGGTGAAAAATACATCA AAAGGCGACGTGAACCTCGACAACGTGACCCACGAGGACGCCGTGAGCGCCCTGAAGGCGTCGGGCGAGCGCGTGCTGCTCGTGCTCGTGCCCGGCCCGCGCCACGGACAGCCCTCGCCGCGCACCTCCAGGGCCAACACCC CCATCCTCGCAGCGTCGAGCACGGCCAACTCGCTGCGGCGCGAGGACGCGCAGGACGGACCGGACGGGCCGGACGGGCCGGACGCGCCGGACGCCGAGGAGCCGCGCGTCGTGGAGCTGGAGAAGGGCCCGCAGGGGCTCGGCTTCAACATCGTGGGCGGGGAGGACGGGCACGGCATCTACGTGTCGTTCCTGCTGGCGGGCGGGCCGGCCGAGCGCTCGGCGCGGCTGCGGCGCGGCGACCGCCTGCTGGCCGTCAACGACGTGGACATCACGCACGCCACGCACGAGCAGGCCGCCAAGGCGCTCAAG AGTACAGGGCAGAATGTAAAATTGACGGTAGTGTACAGGCCACAGGAATACAACAAATTTGAAGCTCGTATCAATGAATTGAAACAACATCATACACTACTAAGGACATCTCAAAAACGATCACTATATGTAAG agcTCTTTTCGACTATGATCCCATTAGGGATGATGGGTTACCTTCTAGAGGCCTACCCTTCCGCTACGGTGATATCCTACATGTCACCAATGCCTCTGACGACGAGTGGTGGCAAGCGAG GCGGCTGGACAGCACGGACCCGGAGGCGATCGGCATCATCCCGTCCAAGCGGCGCTGGGAGCGCAAGCAGCGCGCGCGCGACCGCCAGGTCAAGTTCCAGGGACAGGGCACGCCCGTCAGCACG agTCAGTCAACATTAGAGaggaaaaagaaaacattatcgTTTAGCAGGAAATTCCCATTCATGAAGAGCCGAGAGGATGGCAAGTCTGAAGATGGCTCGGACCAAGAGC CTTTCATGCTTTGTTACACACAAGAGGACACTAACGCAGACG GTCAGGACGAAGCCGTTTTGTCATACGAAACAGTTCAACAGTTAACTATTAGTTACACGAGACCAGTAATAATATTGGGTCCACTCAAAGATAGGATCAACGATGATCTTATATCAGAGTTCCCTGACAAGTTTGGAAGCTGCGTGCCTC ATACGACCCGGCCGCGGCGGGACTACGAAGTGGACGGCCGCGACTACCACTTCGTGGGCAGTCGCGAGCAGATGGAGCGCGACATACAGAACCACTTGTTCATCGAAGCGGGCCAGTACAACGACAACCTGTACGGCACCTCCGTGGCCTCCGTGCGGGAGGTGGCCGAGAAA GGCAAACATTGCATTTTGGATGTAAGCGGTAACGCTATTAAGAGGTTACAAGTTGCGCAACTCTATCCCATTGCCATATTTATTAAACCAAAGAGTGTAGAGTCTATAAT GGAAATGACGAAGCGAATGACCGAAGATCAAGCGAAGAAAACGTACGAACGCGCTCTTAAGATGGAGCAAGAATTCGCCGAATATTTTACTG CCGTGGTGACGGGCGACACGCCGGAGGAGATCTACGCGAAAGTGAAGGCGGTGATCACGGCGGAGAGCGGGCCCGCCGTGTGGGTGCCGCGCCGCGACCCGCTGTGA
- the LOC124532110 gene encoding disks large 1 tumor suppressor protein isoform X8: MTERRKKKTHNGFLRKVSSLFNLDTVHVSSPEMKQINGIEGGSERTVGDDGFLYLTVVLSRAGGAGLGFSIAGGSDNPHVADDPLIYVTKLIPGGAAAASQLQINDAILQVNDTSVENVSHAEAVDALKKAGSTVRLKIRRRQTGENTLNVSQISNKEEAVEIELVKGGSGLGFSIAGGLGNQHIPGDNGIYVTKIMAGGAAHRDGRLRVGDKLLMVKNTSKGDVNLDNVTHEDAVSALKASGERVLLVLVPGPRHGQPSPRTSRANTPILAASSTANSLRREDAQDGPDGPDGPDAPDAEEPRVVELEKGPQGLGFNIVGGEDGHGIYVSFLLAGGPAERSARLRRGDRLLAVNDVDITHATHEQAAKALKSTGQNVKLTVVYRPQEYNKFEARINELKQHHTLLRTSQKRSLYVRALFDYDPIRDDGLPSRGLPFRYGDILHVTNASDDEWWQARRLDSTDPEAIGIIPSKRRWERKQRARDRQVKFQGQGTPVSTSQSTLERKKKTLSFSRKFPFMKSREDGKSEDGSDQEPFMLCYTQEDTNADGEILYRVELPMMEEITLIYLEDESQDEAVLSYETVQQLTISYTRPVIILGPLKDRINDDLISEFPDKFGSCVPHTTRPRRDYEVDGRDYHFVGSREQMERDIQNHLFIEAGQYNDNLYGTSVASVREVAEKGKHCILDVSGNAIKRLQVAQLYPIAIFIKPKSVESIMEMTKRMTEDQAKKTYERALKMEQEFAEYFTAVVTGDTPEEIYAKVKAVITAESGPAVWVPRRDPL; this comes from the exons ATGACTGAAAGACGGAAGAAAAAAACTCATAATGGATTTCTTCGGAAAGTCTCCTCCTTATTTAACCTTGATACG GTTCACGTCTCATCACCTGAAATGAAGcag ATAAATGGAATAGAAGGTGGTTCGGAGCGCACTGTCGGCGATGACGGCTTTTTGTACTTAACTGTGGTTTTATCTCGCGCGGGCGGCGCTGGGCTCGGGTTCAGTATCGCCGGCGGCTCGGACAACCCTCACGTCGCCGACGACCCGCTCATCTACGTCACTAAACTCATACCCGGGGGCGCGGCCGCGGCTAGTCAGCTGCAAATAAACGATGCAATACTACAG GTTAACGACACATCAGTCGAGAATGTATCGCATGCTGAGGCAGTCGACGCGTTAAAAAAGGCAGGAAGCACAGTAAGACTG AAAATAAGACGTCGGCAAACGGGAGAAAACACATTAAATGTTTCTCAAATATCAAACAAGGAGGAGGCTGTAGAGATAGAGTTGGTGAAGGGCGGTTCCGGGTTAGGCTTTAGCATAGCAGGCGGATTGGGCAATCAGCACATACCGGGTGACAATGGCATATACGTAACCAAGATCATGGCCGGAGGGGCCGCGCATCGCGATGGGCGTTTAAGGGTCGGAGACAAGCTGCTAATGGTGAAAAATACATCA AAAGGCGACGTGAACCTCGACAACGTGACCCACGAGGACGCCGTGAGCGCCCTGAAGGCGTCGGGCGAGCGCGTGCTGCTCGTGCTCGTGCCCGGCCCGCGCCACGGACAGCCCTCGCCGCGCACCTCCAGGGCCAACACCC CCATCCTCGCAGCGTCGAGCACGGCCAACTCGCTGCGGCGCGAGGACGCGCAGGACGGACCGGACGGGCCGGACGGGCCGGACGCGCCGGACGCCGAGGAGCCGCGCGTCGTGGAGCTGGAGAAGGGCCCGCAGGGGCTCGGCTTCAACATCGTGGGCGGGGAGGACGGGCACGGCATCTACGTGTCGTTCCTGCTGGCGGGCGGGCCGGCCGAGCGCTCGGCGCGGCTGCGGCGCGGCGACCGCCTGCTGGCCGTCAACGACGTGGACATCACGCACGCCACGCACGAGCAGGCCGCCAAGGCGCTCAAG AGTACAGGGCAGAATGTAAAATTGACGGTAGTGTACAGGCCACAGGAATACAACAAATTTGAAGCTCGTATCAATGAATTGAAACAACATCATACACTACTAAGGACATCTCAAAAACGATCACTATATGTAAG agcTCTTTTCGACTATGATCCCATTAGGGATGATGGGTTACCTTCTAGAGGCCTACCCTTCCGCTACGGTGATATCCTACATGTCACCAATGCCTCTGACGACGAGTGGTGGCAAGCGAG GCGGCTGGACAGCACGGACCCGGAGGCGATCGGCATCATCCCGTCCAAGCGGCGCTGGGAGCGCAAGCAGCGCGCGCGCGACCGCCAGGTCAAGTTCCAGGGACAGGGCACGCCCGTCAGCACG agTCAGTCAACATTAGAGaggaaaaagaaaacattatcgTTTAGCAGGAAATTCCCATTCATGAAGAGCCGAGAGGATGGCAAGTCTGAAGATGGCTCGGACCAAGAGC CTTTCATGCTTTGTTACACACAAGAGGACACTAACGCAGACG GGGAAATCTTGTACCGAGTGGAACTTCCCATGATGGAGGAGATAACGCTCATATATCTCGAGGACGAGA GTCAGGACGAAGCCGTTTTGTCATACGAAACAGTTCAACAGTTAACTATTAGTTACACGAGACCAGTAATAATATTGGGTCCACTCAAAGATAGGATCAACGATGATCTTATATCAGAGTTCCCTGACAAGTTTGGAAGCTGCGTGCCTC ATACGACCCGGCCGCGGCGGGACTACGAAGTGGACGGCCGCGACTACCACTTCGTGGGCAGTCGCGAGCAGATGGAGCGCGACATACAGAACCACTTGTTCATCGAAGCGGGCCAGTACAACGACAACCTGTACGGCACCTCCGTGGCCTCCGTGCGGGAGGTGGCCGAGAAA GGCAAACATTGCATTTTGGATGTAAGCGGTAACGCTATTAAGAGGTTACAAGTTGCGCAACTCTATCCCATTGCCATATTTATTAAACCAAAGAGTGTAGAGTCTATAAT GGAAATGACGAAGCGAATGACCGAAGATCAAGCGAAGAAAACGTACGAACGCGCTCTTAAGATGGAGCAAGAATTCGCCGAATATTTTACTG CCGTGGTGACGGGCGACACGCCGGAGGAGATCTACGCGAAAGTGAAGGCGGTGATCACGGCGGAGAGCGGGCCCGCCGTGTGGGTGCCGCGCCGCGACCCGCTGTGA
- the LOC124532110 gene encoding disks large 1 tumor suppressor protein isoform X10, with amino-acid sequence MKQINGIEGGSERTVGDDGFLYLTVVLSRAGGAGLGFSIAGGSDNPHVADDPLIYVTKLIPGGAAAASQLQINDAILQVNDTSVENVSHAEAVDALKKAGSTVRLKIRRRQTGENTLNVSQISNKEEAVEIELVKGGSGLGFSIAGGLGNQHIPGDNGIYVTKIMAGGAAHRDGRLRVGDKLLMVKNTSKGDVNLDNVTHEDAVSALKASGERVLLVLVPGPRHGQPSPRTSRANTPILAASSTANSLRREDAQDGPDGPDGPDAPDAEEPRVVELEKGPQGLGFNIVGGEDGHGIYVSFLLAGGPAERSARLRRGDRLLAVNDVDITHATHEQAAKALKSTGQNVKLTVVYRPQEYNKFEARINELKQHHTLLRTSQKRSLYVRALFDYDPIRDDGLPSRGLPFRYGDILHVTNASDDEWWQARRLDSTDPEAIGIIPSKRRWERKQRARDRQVKFQGQGTPVSTSQSTLERKKKTLSFSRKFPFMKSREDGKSEDGSDQEPFMLCYTQEDTNADGEILYRVELPMMEEITLIYLEDESQDEAVLSYETVQQLTISYTRPVIILGPLKDRINDDLISEFPDKFGSCVPHTTRPRRDYEVDGRDYHFVGSREQMERDIQNHLFIEAGQYNDNLYGTSVASVREVAEKGKHCILDVSGNAIKRLQVAQLYPIAIFIKPKSVESIMEMTKRMTEDQAKKTYERALKMEQEFAEYFTAVVTGDTPEEIYAKVKAVITAESGPAVWVPRRDPL; translated from the exons ATGAAGcag ATAAATGGAATAGAAGGTGGTTCGGAGCGCACTGTCGGCGATGACGGCTTTTTGTACTTAACTGTGGTTTTATCTCGCGCGGGCGGCGCTGGGCTCGGGTTCAGTATCGCCGGCGGCTCGGACAACCCTCACGTCGCCGACGACCCGCTCATCTACGTCACTAAACTCATACCCGGGGGCGCGGCCGCGGCTAGTCAGCTGCAAATAAACGATGCAATACTACAG GTTAACGACACATCAGTCGAGAATGTATCGCATGCTGAGGCAGTCGACGCGTTAAAAAAGGCAGGAAGCACAGTAAGACTG AAAATAAGACGTCGGCAAACGGGAGAAAACACATTAAATGTTTCTCAAATATCAAACAAGGAGGAGGCTGTAGAGATAGAGTTGGTGAAGGGCGGTTCCGGGTTAGGCTTTAGCATAGCAGGCGGATTGGGCAATCAGCACATACCGGGTGACAATGGCATATACGTAACCAAGATCATGGCCGGAGGGGCCGCGCATCGCGATGGGCGTTTAAGGGTCGGAGACAAGCTGCTAATGGTGAAAAATACATCA AAAGGCGACGTGAACCTCGACAACGTGACCCACGAGGACGCCGTGAGCGCCCTGAAGGCGTCGGGCGAGCGCGTGCTGCTCGTGCTCGTGCCCGGCCCGCGCCACGGACAGCCCTCGCCGCGCACCTCCAGGGCCAACACCC CCATCCTCGCAGCGTCGAGCACGGCCAACTCGCTGCGGCGCGAGGACGCGCAGGACGGACCGGACGGGCCGGACGGGCCGGACGCGCCGGACGCCGAGGAGCCGCGCGTCGTGGAGCTGGAGAAGGGCCCGCAGGGGCTCGGCTTCAACATCGTGGGCGGGGAGGACGGGCACGGCATCTACGTGTCGTTCCTGCTGGCGGGCGGGCCGGCCGAGCGCTCGGCGCGGCTGCGGCGCGGCGACCGCCTGCTGGCCGTCAACGACGTGGACATCACGCACGCCACGCACGAGCAGGCCGCCAAGGCGCTCAAG AGTACAGGGCAGAATGTAAAATTGACGGTAGTGTACAGGCCACAGGAATACAACAAATTTGAAGCTCGTATCAATGAATTGAAACAACATCATACACTACTAAGGACATCTCAAAAACGATCACTATATGTAAG agcTCTTTTCGACTATGATCCCATTAGGGATGATGGGTTACCTTCTAGAGGCCTACCCTTCCGCTACGGTGATATCCTACATGTCACCAATGCCTCTGACGACGAGTGGTGGCAAGCGAG GCGGCTGGACAGCACGGACCCGGAGGCGATCGGCATCATCCCGTCCAAGCGGCGCTGGGAGCGCAAGCAGCGCGCGCGCGACCGCCAGGTCAAGTTCCAGGGACAGGGCACGCCCGTCAGCACG agTCAGTCAACATTAGAGaggaaaaagaaaacattatcgTTTAGCAGGAAATTCCCATTCATGAAGAGCCGAGAGGATGGCAAGTCTGAAGATGGCTCGGACCAAGAGC CTTTCATGCTTTGTTACACACAAGAGGACACTAACGCAGACG GGGAAATCTTGTACCGAGTGGAACTTCCCATGATGGAGGAGATAACGCTCATATATCTCGAGGACGAGA GTCAGGACGAAGCCGTTTTGTCATACGAAACAGTTCAACAGTTAACTATTAGTTACACGAGACCAGTAATAATATTGGGTCCACTCAAAGATAGGATCAACGATGATCTTATATCAGAGTTCCCTGACAAGTTTGGAAGCTGCGTGCCTC ATACGACCCGGCCGCGGCGGGACTACGAAGTGGACGGCCGCGACTACCACTTCGTGGGCAGTCGCGAGCAGATGGAGCGCGACATACAGAACCACTTGTTCATCGAAGCGGGCCAGTACAACGACAACCTGTACGGCACCTCCGTGGCCTCCGTGCGGGAGGTGGCCGAGAAA GGCAAACATTGCATTTTGGATGTAAGCGGTAACGCTATTAAGAGGTTACAAGTTGCGCAACTCTATCCCATTGCCATATTTATTAAACCAAAGAGTGTAGAGTCTATAAT GGAAATGACGAAGCGAATGACCGAAGATCAAGCGAAGAAAACGTACGAACGCGCTCTTAAGATGGAGCAAGAATTCGCCGAATATTTTACTG CCGTGGTGACGGGCGACACGCCGGAGGAGATCTACGCGAAAGTGAAGGCGGTGATCACGGCGGAGAGCGGGCCCGCCGTGTGGGTGCCGCGCCGCGACCCGCTGTGA